Genomic segment of Clostridia bacterium:
CTGCCATTGACATTTTTAACCACGACGACGCTCTTGAAGTTGTAACGGGATTAGTCGCAGGCTCAACAAGCGGTACGGTTAAATACAAAATAAAGTTTAAGAAAATTAACGCAGCTATTGACCTGCTAAGCGAAACTTTGGCAAACGGCATACCCGGCAACTATGGCGGAGTGACAATTAGATTTACTATGGCGGACGGTACTTATAAGTATACAAGCACGCTTGACCGAGCCGAGTTAAAATTTAAGACTAATTTCGACCTTAACCTTGACAACCTTACTAGCTATAAAGACAATTTTAGTACTATTGAGATTGACAAATCAATCGGCACTCGCTCTCACTATACCGAGACTGTCAATAACCAAGCTATATCTATTTTTGGTACGGCTCTTATAGATAATGCAAATGACTTCGAACACCTCTCTTGGATAGTTAATGGCGCTATACCTACTACGTTTGCCGGCGGACTTTATTATAACTGTCGTTCGGTTGTAACTATTTCTATTAAATTAACAAACGACATCAATCTTACGGCGGATAGAATAGTTGGTGAAAAATGTTTAAATAGAGTAGGCGGTAACAAAACAGGAGATAAGTTAAATCAATTTACCGGCTTTGCTACAAGCGAAATGAACCCGTATAGAGGCAGTATATATGGTAACAACCACAGTATTACTGTAAATATGGACTTTCCAAATGCCTATCTATTAGGTATTATCAACCTTTCTAGCGATAAGGACTATGACAATGTAATTTCTAACTTAACCGTATACGGAACAATTAATGGCGGTTATAGGGTTGGAATAGTAGGCAGTAACGATAGATACTGGCGTTCTGGTTGCGCTTCATTTATTAACGTTAAGAATTACGCAACAATAACTGCAAAGGGACAAGCCGGCGGACTTATAGGTTACTCTAACACCGGTACTTCGCTTGCAATTAAGATTTCTAACTGCGTTAACTACGGCAGCGTTACGCTTAGAGGCAATGGTACTCGTGTAGGCGGATTTGTAGGCGACACCACGACTAACGTTGGCTCTTCTGTTGAGATTGCTAACAGCTCTAACTTTGGCACAATTAGGGGATTTGGGACTGTTGGCGGTTTAGTAGGCTCTAACAAGGCGAACTGCTTTGTGGCTATTACAAACTGTTCTAACTTTGGCGACATAATTTCAACCACTACTAATATTGGCGGTTTTGTTGGCACAGTTGGCGAATTACGCCTTGAAGGAAATAACAAAAACTACGGTTGTGTTAGCGGAGGCAGTTACGTTGGCGGAATAGCCGGTAATGTTGCTATTTTAAAGAGTCTTGCTACTACCATTAACTATGGTAACGTTATAGGTAGTGGTTCTAACGTTGGCGGTCTTTATGGCGTAGTAGCAGAGCTAACTCAAACAGGCACAGATATTAATCTAGGCTATGTTGCGGGGACTTCAACAGCTACTAACGGCGTAGGTGGTATTGTCGGCTCTTTAACAAGCGGAACAATAACTAACGCAATTAACTATGGCGACGTTTTAGATAAGGCGGCAACTATTGCAGGAGCAATGACTGGCGGTATCGTAGGCTATACGTCAACCGCTACAATTAATAACTGCTTTAACTATGGTAAAATTATAGGCGTAGCTCCAAAGCAAATTCTCGGCGGCGTAACCCAACCGACAGGCAACAATGAGTCGGGTACTGTCGTAATTAAACAATAAGGGAGAATTATTATGAAAAAAACAAATAAAAAGAAAGGCTTTACCCTTGTAGAATTACTAATAGTTATTGTAATTATTGGTATACTTGCAGGAGTGCTTATTCCAACTATGTCCGGAGTAATTAAGCGAGCCCACATTAGCACTGTAACTAGCGCAATAGGCAACCTCAACACCACTCTGGCTACTCTTAGAGTAGAAGGTCTAACGCTAGAAGATATTAGCGAATACGGCGAAGTATCCGCTCCCAAACTTAGAAACGCCCTTATTAAAGAAGAAGCGGTAAACGCAGAACAACTAGATAAATTTAACGTAGCGTATAACAACGGTTATTCGGTATTCTTCGACTCTGCTACATTTACTTTTGTATTAAAGAGCCAAGAAGATATAATTGCAAATAACTCCTACGTTAAAGCTACAAATAATCCTTTTGGTCTACAAACAACTTACGCAGAAACAGTTTCCCAAGAACAAGACTACGCTTTTCCTCAAAACTCAATTATTAAAGGTATGACCTTTATGAACTATCTAAGTAAGGCCGACCGCTCTAATGCAGACGCTTTGCTAAATAGTTTAAGCATCTACCAAGATATTATGGCTGGCGAAAAAACAAGCGTAAACGATTATTTGCTTTCGCTTGCAGGTCTAAGCAAAAAAACTACGCAAATAGGCACAGCTGAGAATGCTTTGCTTATGCACGCTTTGTCTAGGGTGTTTATTGACGTAACAACTGAGGGCTTAAAAAAGCTAGATCCTTCTACTTTACTTTCTAGCTATAAGGACAAGCTAGCAATAGGTCAATTAGCGCAACTAGATAAGTTACCCGTGCTACCAACCCTACAAGCTATGTTAGACAACGGCGTTGCTAAGGCGTACGTTCTTCCCAGTAACATTTTTGAAGGTTATAGTGTCGATGCAAGTCTTTCCTTGACTATACCCGAGAACATAGTATTAAATGTTGGCGAAATAATAACTAGTATGGTAAACAATGCAGGTATTACTATGAATGTTACGCCAAGTACTAAGACAACAACTTCTGCTCCAAGTACAGACGGAACGGTTGCCTCAACGGCTATTGTAACAGTTGAGCAAGGCGGTATAACCGATACTACTAACTCTGTATTTGTGCAAGTAGCTACGGATACTTCAAAAGTAGTAACCGTAACCAACAATATTACTAA
This window contains:
- a CDS encoding prepilin-type N-terminal cleavage/methylation domain-containing protein, translated to MKKTNKKKGFTLVELLIVIVIIGILAGVLIPTMSGVIKRAHISTVTSAIGNLNTTLATLRVEGLTLEDISEYGEVSAPKLRNALIKEEAVNAEQLDKFNVAYNNGYSVFFDSATFTFVLKSQEDIIANNSYVKATNNPFGLQTTYAETVSQEQDYAFPQNSIIKGMTFMNYLSKADRSNADALLNSLSIYQDIMAGEKTSVNDYLLSLAGLSKKTTQIGTAENALLMHALSRVFIDVTTEGLKKLDPSTLLSSYKDKLAIGQLAQLDKLPVLPTLQAMLDNGVAKAYVLPSNIFEGYSVDASLSLTIPENIVLNVGEIITSMVNNAGITMNVTPSTKTTTSAPSTDGTVASTAIVTVEQGGITDTTNSVFVQVATDTSKVVTVTNNITNGILVCLGKEYSKGSTFTVPVGSKNISVIVKGANGFRPELITVTGLKKTMVDNQYLLDTATVQTITVGGNFTIPFNSTYAVKLTSNLEHCITDLTKSSSLLNATGDLTFTARVSNIPVDFRTVKLYLAGQDTGITTTIAGDVYTFTVNSTNRTTIDNIISTLTLDRNRTLNFVIEVYVDVNATTLGDVTTAINNGSLSTNGLLFKQTTDLTVTNPIGNEVHAFAGIFDGKGKNTTINITNTNQHVGMFAYVGATAEIKNVNVTSAIISNTTKGSSIGVIAGYSLGKVTNCNVTGTITITADVSSTIGSIVGSQITTLDNSNNTLTNCTCKATITITKGTAVTNSIPLIGKEIKKP